The window AGTGAACACCGGAGGGCGCAAGGAGACCTGCAGCCGTACGCAGGGCAAACACCCAGTACCCGCTCTCGCCGTCTTTCAGCACGGCATACCCCTCCGCCGTCTCATACCAGTTCATAAACTCATCGCCGCGCTTCATCGCGGAAAAACTCTCTCCGTCTGGCTGTGTCAGAGTAAAATCCCTCTGCAGCGCCGGACCGGCAAAGGCCGCGGCGGCAGTGATAGAAATTATAAAGAATATGATCAGGACTCTGCGCAAATTTTTCATCGTAACGCTCCTCATAAACAAAAAGTGTTTATGATATTCTATCATTTTTGGACTAATTTCAATGCAAAAAATAAATTTAAGAGGTCAGACTACACCTGACCTCTTCGGAGAAGAACAAAAACGGCGGGAGGCTCAAAAGCCCCCCGCCGATCCGTATCAGCGATATATTACCTCTTTTTCCTGAACAGCGGCATCGCTGCCAGCAGTACCAGCGCTCCCCAGCCCGCGGCGCTGCATCCGCTCGACGACGAGCCATGCGGCTGTGGTTTGGGCGTTGGCGCGGTCGTAGAGACGATTGCCACCGGGTCGACTACCCTGCCGGCTTCATCCTTGCAGAGGTCAAAATCGCCGTTGTCTTCTATGAAGAGCACCAGCTTATAGGTCCCCTCCGGCACGATCGGCGATTCCGCAGAGAGGACTTTATTCTCGTCTGCAGCCTGTATCGCAAAGTGTTTATCAGTGAAATCCTCCGGGACCGCCGCAAGCGTGAAGAACTCGCCCATTTCCGCGGACATGACCTTCATCACCTTAACATCTTTGACAAGCGCCGCCTTCAACACCTCGCCCTTTAGTTCGAAAGCTATGGCGGCAACATTGCCCGCGCTCACAGTGGCATCGGTAATCGGCAGGGGGGCGATATCTTCCGGTTCGACAGTCGTACCATCCGGCAGTTCCGCCAGCTTAACCGCGCTCACAGCCGCAGAGGCGATGATCTTTTCCGAGAGCGCCGCCTGTCCGTTCTGGTCAAATTCGATATCCGAAGGGGTTACGCCCTCGGCATTGATCATATCAGCAGTCTTTTCCCTGGCCGCCGCTTTGTCGTCCTCCGTAGCCGTAGTAATATCCACCGATATCACTTTGGGGGCAATCGTTTCGACATTCGCCGGTATTTCGTCAAGCTTGGGGGCAACGGGCTTTGCGTTTGGATCGTTCTCCTTGATTAATGTCTCAACGTTAACATACTCTTCGTTGTCAAGCTTAGCCGTTATTTTATATTTCGCGCCGCCCTCTTCAAGCATGATAATACCCCTGCCGCCGGAGGCACAGTCTTTGCCGCCTTCTGGCTGATATGCGCCGTAAAGCCTGCCGAACGAGACCCTGTCCAGTAATTTATCGGAACCCTGCGAACTCTCTATTTTATTTCCTTTCAGATAGAAAGTTCCCTCCATGCGGTGATAGACGACCTTTTTATAATCTGCGGGCAGGTTTTTGAATATATTGTTCTCAACATAGACCGGCCCCATCTTGTCACTTGGAGGATTGGCCCAGGTATTATTACCGATAAAGTAAGTATCTCCCTGCGGAGAGTCAAAGGTATTGCCGCTGATGGTTATGACGCCGGCAGGGTCGGCATCGCAGAATACCACGTAACAGTCTTTAAACGTTGAGTCAGTGACTGTGATGTTCTCTTTTGCCCCGTTAAAGAAGAGAGCCCCGCCATTTTCCGTCTTCCTTCCGTCGCCAAGGTCATTCACCTCTATCGTACAACCCTCCATCGTAAATGAAGCGCCCCACACCTCAACGGTTTTATTCGCATAACCATCGGAATAATATGAATTATAGTTGGGAAGTATCGCTACATTTTTGAAGGTGACGCCGTCGCCCTCGACGTGTACAGTGCTCTGAAGCCCGCCCATACCGCCAAGGTCCTGAGAATTCACATCCACGGGACAATAGACTGCAGCATCCGCCGTCTTCCCCTCCACCACCACGTTATCATGGCTCAGCACCCAGGTAAAATCAGGATATTTGGGGTCCGTACCCTCTCTTATAATGAGAGGCAGCTTTACCTTGCCGTATACCTCTATAGTTGCGCCGTCCTTAACTACAGAGGAATCCGGCTTCGTTATCTCTTTTATATCTTCCTCCGTAGCGTACTTTTCACCATTGACCATAAAGTACCCGTCATCCGCAATCGCCGCGCAGGACTGCACCAGCAGAACGGCGACCACGGCCATGCAGGCAAATAACGCCGCCAGCAACTTTCCATAACTCTTCATCTTCATTGATGCTCAGCTCCCTTCAATTTTGTAAAAACGGATAAAATCAGCGCCGCTAATGTAAAAAAACTGCGATCACCCCTCTGATTTACGTGATTTATTTGCCGATCATCAAAAAACGTGCCTCACCGCAGTCACAAGGCAATAATCCATCAGTATGCGGATATACAATAAAAGGCTTCTCATTGTATGATCTGCATTTACAGCCGACTGACACCTACAGTCACGGCACGCTCTTTGAATTTATCGTTGTGACTTATTTTATCGATTTTAATTATAAGTCTCAAAATATTATTGTCAAGTATACATGTCATTATGACTTTTTTACTTGCTTTTATCTTTTCCCATTGACTGTATGTTTTTAGCGTGAGGTGATGGAATAATGTCTGTAGGAAAACGGATTCGCGCGCTGCGTGCAAAAAGCGGCATTTCCAATCAAGAGGAGCTGGCCTATCTTGTAGGGACGGCAAGGCAGACTGTTTCGTCATGGGAACGCGACATATTTTTACCGGACGGCGCCAATCTGATAAAGCTCTCGAAGGTATTGAATACCTCCATCGCATATATCATGGGCGAGACGCTGGACCCCGGCACAGCTGAAAGAAATGGGGAAAAATCACTTGAAGGAGAGCGGATGACGGCGGCCTCTCCCGTATATACGCTGAAGGCGGGGGGCCCGTCGGCGCTTTTCCTATCGGTCGAAAGGAGCGAAGGCGGCAAGACGGTGCGTTACGATCTGCCTCCCGAACTCTCGGCAAGAATGCTGCCATTTATAGAAGAGTTGTGGGAACGGATAGAGAGGGAAATGGAGAGTAAATAAAAAATCCTCCGCTGGGTGCCGGGAGGATTTTTCTCTTGTTTCAGTCGGTTATTATTTCGCGGAATCTTCTGTGCTGCCAGAGCCACTGGCCGGGATTTTCGCGGATCATCCGTTCGTATTCCTCGTTCATGCGTATCGTGAGGCAGCGCACGGCTTCGTCGCGTTTCATCTCTTTGGGATGTTCAAGCGGCTTACCCACGATAAGGCGGAATTTAAACGGCTCAAGGCGCGTGAATGAGACGGGGATCATCGGCGCCCCCGTGAGCATGGAAAAGGCCGCCGGCCCTGGAGCCGTCGAGGTCTCCTGTCCGAAAAAGGGCACCATCATGCCGCCGTCGCCCCAATGCTGGTCCGCAAGAGCTCCTATCATTTCATTGTTTTTGAGCAGCGTCACCACATGTTTCATCGATGAATCTTTCGATATTGTACGAAGTCCGGAACGTTCGCGCAGCGTTTCTATAAGTTCGCGCTGGAAGGGGCTGTCCGAATGACGTACGAGCCCGTAGAACGGAAAGTGGCGCGAGCACCAGGCGGCTCCAAGCTCCCAGCTGCCGAGGTGTGCGGAGAACAGCACCGCGCCCCGACCGTCCCGCAGAGCCTTTTCCACATGTTCCCTGCCGCTTATCTCCACGACCATACGGTCGATCAGCGACGGGTCGTGCTGCCAGGCAAGCATCTCCACACCGGTCCAGATCATGCTTTCGTATGACTCGGCGAGGATTT is drawn from Cloacibacillus porcorum and contains these coding sequences:
- a CDS encoding Synerg-CTERM sorting domain-containing protein, which codes for MKMKSYGKLLAALFACMAVVAVLLVQSCAAIADDGYFMVNGEKYATEEDIKEITKPDSSVVKDGATIEVYGKVKLPLIIREGTDPKYPDFTWVLSHDNVVVEGKTADAAVYCPVDVNSQDLGGMGGLQSTVHVEGDGVTFKNVAILPNYNSYYSDGYANKTVEVWGASFTMEGCTIEVNDLGDGRKTENGGALFFNGAKENITVTDSTFKDCYVVFCDADPAGVITISGNTFDSPQGDTYFIGNNTWANPPSDKMGPVYVENNIFKNLPADYKKVVYHRMEGTFYLKGNKIESSQGSDKLLDRVSFGRLYGAYQPEGGKDCASGGRGIIMLEEGGAKYKITAKLDNEEYVNVETLIKENDPNAKPVAPKLDEIPANVETIAPKVISVDITTATEDDKAAAREKTADMINAEGVTPSDIEFDQNGQAALSEKIIASAAVSAVKLAELPDGTTVEPEDIAPLPITDATVSAGNVAAIAFELKGEVLKAALVKDVKVMKVMSAEMGEFFTLAAVPEDFTDKHFAIQAADENKVLSAESPIVPEGTYKLVLFIEDNGDFDLCKDEAGRVVDPVAIVSTTAPTPKPQPHGSSSSGCSAAGWGALVLLAAMPLFRKKR
- a CDS encoding helix-turn-helix domain-containing protein, whose translation is MSVGKRIRALRAKSGISNQEELAYLVGTARQTVSSWERDIFLPDGANLIKLSKVLNTSIAYIMGETLDPGTAERNGEKSLEGERMTAASPVYTLKAGGPSALFLSVERSEGGKTVRYDLPPELSARMLPFIEELWERIEREMESK
- a CDS encoding lysophospholipid acyltransferase family protein, translating into MKEETRKKITNCQVRAFMAFAESIRPGWRANLLAGAIIPLLKLAGVRKDVARRNIMLCLPEKGKKEREKILAESYESMIWTGVEMLAWQHDPSLIDRMVVEISGREHVEKALRDGRGAVLFSAHLGSWELGAAWCSRHFPFYGLVRHSDSPFQRELIETLRERSGLRTISKDSSMKHVVTLLKNNEMIGALADQHWGDGGMMVPFFGQETSTAPGPAAFSMLTGAPMIPVSFTRLEPFKFRLIVGKPLEHPKEMKRDEAVRCLTIRMNEEYERMIRENPGQWLWQHRRFREIITD